From the genome of Haematobia irritans isolate KBUSLIRL unplaced genomic scaffold, ASM5000362v1 scaffold_6, whole genome shotgun sequence, one region includes:
- the LOC142242628 gene encoding histone H3, whose product MARTKQTARKSTGGKAPRKQLATKAARKSAPATGGVKKPHRFRPGTVALREIRRYQKSTELLIRKLPFQRLVREIAQDFKTDLRFQSSAVMALQEASEAYLVGLFEDTNLCAIHAKRVTIMPKDIQLARRIRGERA is encoded by the coding sequence ATGGCTCGTACTAAGCAAACTGCCCGTAAATCTACCGGTGGCAAAGCCCCTCGTAAGCAATTGGCTACTAAAGCTGCTCGTAAGAGTGCCCCAGCCACCGGCGGTGTCAAGAAGCCCCATCGTTTCCGCCCTGGTACCGTTGCTTTGCGTGAAATCCGTCGTTACCAAAAGAGCACAGAATTGTTGATCCGCAAATTGCCTTTCCAACGTTTGGTTCGTGAAATTGCCCAAGATTTCAAAACTGACTTGCGTTTCCAGAGTTCTGCTGTCATGGCCTTGCAAGAAGCTAGCGAAGCCTACTTGGTTGGTCTATTCGAAGATACCAACTTGTGCGCTATCCATGCTAAGCGTGTCACCATCATGCCTAAGGATATCCAATTGGCCAGACGTATTCGTGGAGAACgtgcttaa